From Tripterygium wilfordii isolate XIE 37 chromosome 13, ASM1340144v1, whole genome shotgun sequence, the proteins below share one genomic window:
- the LOC120011791 gene encoding GDP-Man:Man(3)GlcNAc(2)-PP-Dol alpha-1,2-mannosyltransferase-like, translated as MGNEALVWISITPLLVCILTFVSHIMNCRRNRKRAVGFFHPYTNDGGGGERVLWCAVKAIQEERPDLDIVVYTGDHDASPQSLITRANDRFGVRLLSTPMVVHLYKRKWIEETTYPHFTMIGQSLGSVYLSWEALCNLTPLYYFDTSGYAFTYPIARVFGCKVICYTHYPTISLDMISRVRERSLIYNNNALIARSIWLSRCKIIYYTCFSWMYGFVGSCAHLAMVNSSWTHSHIEKLWKIPDRIKRVYPPCDTSGLQALPLERPADPLIVVSVAQFRPEKAHAVQLEAFAIAIQKLATDFPRPKLHFVGSCRNKSDEERMQNLKDRAIELKVDKDVEFFKNVMYRDLMKLLGGAVAGIHSMIDEHFGISVVEYMAAGAIPIAHNSAGPKMDIVQEEDGQQTGFLASTIEEYADAILKIVRMPETERLRIAAAARIRASRFSEQRFYEDLKAAVRPIMCPTSS; from the exons ATGGGAAACGAGGCTCTCGTATGGATTTCTATCACGCCTTTGTTGGTCTGCATCCTGACCTTCGTTTCACACATCATGAATTGCCGAAGAAACAGGAAGAGAGCAGTTGGCTTCTTCCATCCCTACACCAACGACGGTGGGGGCGGAGAGAGAGTGTTGTGGTGCGCCGTCAAAGCCATCCAAGAAGAGAGACCGGATCTTGACATTGTTGTCTACACCGGGGATCATGATGCCTCTCCACAGAGCCTAATCACTCGGGCCAACGATCGGTTCGGGGTCAGACTCCTTAGCACGCCGATG GTGGTGCATCtgtataaaagaaaatggaTTGAAGAAACTACTTATCCTCACTTCACCATGATTGGTCAAAGCTTGGGTTCAGTCTATCTTTCATGGGAAGCTTTATGCAACCTTACACCTCTATATTACTTTGATACTAGCGGATATGCTTTCACATATCCAATTGCTCGGGTATTTGGATGCAAAGTTATATGTTACACTCATTACCCTACAATCAgtttagacatgatttctcgtGTTCGTGAAAGGAGCTTGATATACAACAACAACGCCTTAATCGCTCGAAG CATTTGGCTATCACGTTGTAAAATCATTTACTATACATGCTTTAGCTGGATGTATGGATTTGTGGGATCTTGTGCACACCTAGCTATGGTGAATTCTTCATGGACGCATTCTCATATTGAAAAGCTGTGGAAAATTCCTGACCGAATAAAGAGAGTTTATCCTCCTTGTGATACATCTGGACTTCAG GCTCTTCCTTTGGAAAGACCAGCCGACCCCCTGATTGTTGTATCTGTTGCTCAATTTCGTCCAGAGAAG GCACATGCTGTTCAACTTGAGGCCTTTGCAATTGCCATTCAGAAGTTAGCTACTGACTTCCCCAGGCCTAAGCTCCATTTTGTAGGTAGTTGCCGGAATAAATCAGACGAGGAGAGAATGCAGAATTTGAAAGACAGAGCCATTGAACTGAAGGTGGATAAAGATGTGGAATTCTTTAAGAATGTGATGTACAG GGACTTGATGAAACTTTTGGGAGGTGCAGTTGCGGGAATCCATTCCATGATTGATGAGCACTTTGGCATAAGTGTTGTAGAGTATATGGCTGCTGGCGCCATACCAATTG CTCATAACTCTGCAGGACCGAAAATGGACATCGTTCAAGAAGAAGACGGACAGCAAACAGGATTTCTAGCCTCCACGATAGAGGAGTATGCGGATGCCATCTTGAAAATAGTGAGGATGCCAGAAACTGAGAGGCTGAGGATAGCTGCTGCTGCACGGATAAGAGCCAGCAGATTTTCAGAGCAAAGATTTTATGAAGACCTAAAGGCTGCAGTCAGACCAATTATGTGTCCGACATCATCGTGA
- the LOC120012036 gene encoding uncharacterized protein LOC120012036: MAVSLNSVVGFNSKLQARHQNASRSYVEFLAPKEVQLMYASRNIMKENKWGLCLSVTKSDQLASDTSDKGTGNAGTPLSDDHLSAPNATSSDSPGGNNKFQNTEDDESRSQVSGDSKQSTPKRGPLTARERLKAARVLSRYTDSKPPKPEMGRKLLDALKESDKGKKRSRLPEAPTNLLDDRDRGMPKQGLTFEFPGGTDLFFIAFSFVFISTVMFATTYIVWKLGAVHFNEY, encoded by the exons ATGGCCGTTTCTCTGAATTCCGTTGTTGGCTTCAATTCAAAG TTGCAAGCTAGGCACCAGAATGCATCAAGGTCTTATGTGGAATTTTTGGCACCAAAGGAAGTTCAATTAATGTATGCTTCAAGGAATATTATGAAGGAAAATAAGTGGGGATTATGTCTCTCAGTTACAAAGAGCGATCAGCTTGCCTCAGACACCAGCGATAAGGGTACTGGAAATGCTGGAACACCACTGTCTGATGATCATCTTTCAGCACCAAATGCCACCTCATCAGATTCTCCAGGAGGAaataataaatttcaaaatacAGAAGATGATGAATCAAGGTCTCAAGTATCTGGGGATTCTAAGCAATCTACACCAAAAAGAGGGCCTCTAACGGCAAGAGAGAGGCTAAAAGCAGCCCGTGTTCTAAGTCGTTATACAGATTCAAAGCCACCAAAACCAGAAATGGGTAGGAAATTATTGGATGCTCTGAAAGAAAGCGATAAAGGGAAGAAAAGATCTCGCCTTCCTGAGGCCCCTACAAACTTGCTTGATGACAGGGACCGGGGCATGCCTAAGCAGGGTCTTACTTTTGAGTTTCCTGGGGGCACTGATCTCTTCTTCAtagccttttcttttgtttttatcagCACTGTAATGTTTGCAACAACTTACATTGTATGGAAGCTTGGGGCTGTCCATTTTAATGAGTACTAG
- the LOC120013370 gene encoding clathrin heavy chain 1-like — translation MAAANAPIAMKEVLTLPTVGISPQFITFTNVTMESDKFICVRETAPQNSVVIIDMNLPMQPLRRPITADSALMNPNSRILALKAQLPGTTQDHLQIFNIEMKAKMKSHQMPEQIVFWKWITPKMLGLVTQTSVYHWSIEGDSEPAKMFERTANLANNQIINYRCDPTEKWLVLIGIAPGSPERQQLVKGNMQLFSVDQQRSQALEAHAAAFAQFKVPGNENPSVLISFATKTFNAGQITSKLHVIELGAQPGKPSFTKKQADLFFPPDFADDFPVAMQVSHKYSLIYVITKLGLLFVYDLETATAVYRNRISPDPIFLTAEASSAGGFYAINRRGQVLLATINEATIVPFVSGQLNNLELAVNLAKRGNLPGAENLVVQRFQELFAQTKYKEAAELAAESPQGILRTPDTVAKFQSVPVQAGQTPPLLQYFGTLLTRGKLNAFESLELSHLVVNQNKKNLLENWLAEDKLECSEELGDLVKTVDNDLALKIYIKARATPKVVATFAERREFDKILIYSKQVGYTPDYLFLLQTILRAHPQGAVNFALMMSQMEGGCPVDYNTITDLFLQRNLIREATAFLLDVLKPNLPEHGYLQTKVLEINLVTFPNVADAILANGMFSHYDRPRIAQLCEKAGLYVRALQHYSELPDIKRVIVNTHAIEPQALVEFFGTLSREWALECMKDLLLVNLRGNLQIIVQVAKEYCEQLGVDACIKIFEQFKSYEGLYFFLGSYLSSSEDPDIHFKYIEAAAKTGQIKEVERVTRESNFYDPEKTKNFLMEAKLPDARPLINVCDRFGFVPDLTHYLYSNNMLRYIEGYVQKVNPGNAPLVVGQLLDDECPEDFIKGLILSVRSLLPVEPLVEQCEKRNRLRLLTQFLEHLVSEGSQDVHVHNALGKIIIESNNNPEHFLTTNPYYDSRVVGKYCEKRDPTLAVVAYRRGQCDDELINVTNKNSLFKLQARYVVERMDGDLWEKVLDPENEYRRQLIDQVVSTALPESKSPEQVSAAVKAFMTADLPHELIELLEKIVLQNSAFSGNFNLQNLLILTAIKADPPRVMDYINRLDNFDGPAVGEVAVEAQLYEEAFAIFKKFNLNVQAVNVLLDNIRSIDRAVEFAFRVEEDAVWSQVAKAQLREGLVSDAIESFIRAEDATQFLEVIRAAEDANVYHDLVRYLLMVRQKTKEPKVDSELIFAYAKIDRLSDIEEFILMPNVANLQNVGDRLYDDALYEAAKIIFAFISNWAKLACTLVKLKQFQGAVDAARKANSVKTWKEVCFACVDAEEFRLAQICGLNIIVQVDDLEEVSEYYQNRGCFNELISLMESGLGLERAHMGIFTELGVLYARYRPEKLMEHIKLFSTRLNIPKLIRACDEQQHWKELTYLYIQYDEFDNAATTIMNHSPEAWDHMQFKDVVVKVANVELYYKTVHFYLQEHPDLINDVLNVLALRVDHTRVVDIMRKAGHLRLVKPYMVAVQSNNVSAVNEALNEIYIEEEDYERLRESIEFHDNFDQIGLAQKIEKHELLEMRRVAAYIYKKAGRWKQSIALSKKDNLYKDAMETASQSGDRELAEELLVYFIEQGKKECFASCLFVCYDLIRPDVALELAWFNNMIDFAFPYLLQFIREYTGKVDELVKDKIEALKEVKAKEQEEKDVISQQNMYAQLLPLALPASPMPGMGGPGMGGGFAQPPPMGGMGMPPMPPFGMPPMGNY, via the exons ATGGCTGCCGCGAACGCCCCGATCGCCATgaaagaagtcttaact CTGCCAACCGTTGGGATTAGTCCGCAATTCATCACATTTACAAATGTTACAATGGAATCAGATAAGTTTATTTGTGTACGGGAAACAGCCCCTCAGAATAGCGTTGTCATTATCGACATGAATCTGCCAATGCAGCCTTTAAGGAGGCCTATTACAGCGGATTCAGCGCTCATGAATCCAAATTCAAGAATCCTTGCTCTGAAAG CTCAACTACCGGGAACTACCCAAGATCACTTGCAGATATTTAACATTGAGATGAAGGCCAAGATGAAATCGCATCAGATGCCTGAACAG ATTGTCTTTTGGAAGTGGATCACACCAAAGATGTTGGGCCTTGTCACACAGACATCTGTATATCATTGGTCAATTGAAG GGGATTCTGAACCTGCAAAGATGTTTGAGAGAACAGCGAATTTGGCGAACAATCAGATAATAAACTATCGATGTGATCCTACAGAGAAGTGGTTGGTTTTGATTGGAATTGCACCTGGTTCACCTGAG CGCCAACAATTGGTTAAGGGAAACATGCAACTTTTCTCTGTTGATCAGCAGCGTAGTCAAGCTTTGGAGGCACATGCTGCAGCATTTGCACAATTTAAG GTCCCGGGGAATGAGAATCCTTCTGTTCTCATATCTTTCGCTACCAAGACCTTTAATGCTGGGCAGATTACATCCAAGTTGCATGTGATAGAGCTTGGTGCCCAGCCTG GTAAGCCATCATTCACGAAGAAACAGGCTGATCTTTTCTTCCCTCCTGATTTTGCTGATGACTTTCCGGTCGCAATGCAG GTATCCCACAAGTACAGTTTGATTTACGTGATCACCAAGCTTGGACTACTATTTGTTTATGATTTGGAGACAGCTACAGCTGTATACAGAAATAGAATTAGTCCAGACCCAATATTCTTGACTGCAGAAGCTTCATCAGCAGGGGGTTTCTATGCAATCAATAGACGAGGCCAGGTTTTACTGGCTACTATTAATGAAGCAACCATTGTACCCTTTGTCAGTGGTCAA TTGAACAATCTGGAACTTGCTGTCAATCTCGCGAAAAGAGGGAACCTTCCTGGAGCAGAGAATCTG GTTGTCCAGCGTTTCCAAGAACTTTTTGCACAAACAAAGTATAAGGAAGCTGCTGAACTTGCTGCAGAGTCTCCACAGGGAATCCTTCGTACACCTGACACAGTTGCCAAGTTTCag AGCGTTCCTGTGCAAGCAGGGCAAACACCACCGCTGCTGCAGTACTTCGGTACTCTTCTCACAAGAGGAAAGCTTAATGCATTTGAGTCATTGGAACTGTCACACCTTGTTGTGaaccagaacaaaaaaaatcttttggaGAATTGGTTGGCAGAGGACAAGTTGGAATGTAGTGAGGAACTTGGAGACCTTGTGAAG ACTGTGGATAATGATCTTGCActgaaaatatatattaaagctAGAGCAACACCAAAAGTTGTTGCTACTTTTGCAGAGCGGAGGGAGTTTGACAAAATTTTGATATACTCAAAGCAA GTTGGGTACACACCTGATTATTTGTTTCTCCTGCAAACTATTCTTCGTGCACATCCCCAG GGGGCTGTTAACTTTGCATTGATGATGTCGCAAATGGAGGGAGGCTGTCCAGTTGATTACAACACCATTACAGATCTTTTTCTACAG AGGAATTTGATTCGTGAAGCAACTGCATTTCTATTAGATGTTTTGAAGCCTAATCTACCCGAACACGGTTATCTTCAAACAAAG GTCCTGGAAATTAATCTTGTAACTTTTCCCAATGTGGCTGATGCTATTTTAGCTAATGGAATGTTCAGCCACTATGATCGTCCTCGCATTGCTCAACTATGTGAAAAGGCTGGTCTTTATGTGCGAGCTTTGCAA CATTACTCGGAGTTGCCTGATATTAAACGTGTCATCGTGAATACTCATGCAATTGAGCCTCAG GCACTTGTTGAATTTTTCGGGACACTTTCGCGAGAATGGGCTTTGGAGTGCATGAAGGACCTTCTTCTTGTCAATCTGAGAGGCAATCTTCAAATAATTGTGCAG GTTGCAAAAGAATATTGTGAGCAGTTGGGTGTTGATGCATGCATTAAgatttttgagcaattcaagtCATATGAGGGGCTGTACTTTTTCCTTGGGTCATATTTGAGTTCCAG TGAGGATCCTGATATACATTTTAAGTACATTGAGGCTGCCGCCAAGACTGGGCAAATAAAGGAGGTTGAGCGGGTTACCAGAGAATCAAATTTTTATGATCCTGAAAAGACAAAGAACTTTCTGATGGAAGCCAAGCTTCCAGATGCACGGCCATTGATTAATGTTTGTGATCGTTTTGGTTTTGTTCCTGATCTCACTCACTACTTATATTCCAACAACATGCTTCGCTATATTGAAGGTTATGTTCAGAAG GTGAACCCCGGAAATGCTCCTTTAGTTGTGGGGCAGCTGCTAGATGATGAATGCCCGGAAGATTTTATCAAAGGACTGATTCTCTCTGTTCGTTCGTTGCTTCCTGTTGAGCCCCTCGTGGAGCAGTGTGAGAAGAG AAATCGTCTTCGATTACTCACTCAGTTCTTGGAGCATCTTGTGAGTGAGGGAAGCCAAGATGTGCATGTCCACAATGCCCTGGGTAAAATTATTATTGAAAGCAATAACAATCCTGAGCACTTCCTCACAACAAACCCTTACTATGACTCGCGCGTTGTGGGCAAGTACTGTGAGAAACGTGATCCCACTTTGGCTGTTGTGGCTTACCGTAGAGGACAATGTGATGATGAACTCATCAATGTTACAAACAAGAACTCTTTGTTTAAGTTGCAAGCCAG ATATGTCGTTGAAAGGATGGATGGTGATCTCTGGGAGAAGGTCCTTGATCCAGAGAATGAATATAGAAGACAACTCATTGATCAAGTTGTATCTACTGCTTTGCCAGAAAGCAAGAGCCCAGAACAAGTCTCTGCAGCTGTTAAAGCTTTTATGACTGCTGACTTGCCCCATGAACTAATTGAACTCCTGGAAAAGATTGTGCTCCAAAACTCCGCATTCAGTGGCAATTTTAATCTACAGAACCTTCTCATCTTGACAGCTATTAAGGCCGACCCACCTAGGGTTATGGATTATATTAACAGATTAGATAACTTTGATGGGCCTGCAGTTGGGGAGGTAGCTGTAGAAGCCCAACTTTACGAAGAAGCATTTGCGATTTTTAAGAAGTTTAATTTGAATGTTCAGGCTGTTAATGTCTTATTAGATAACATCCGAAGCATTGACCGTGCTGTGGAGTTTGCATTCCGCGTTGAGGAAGATGCAGTTTGGAGCCAGGTGGCAAAGGCCCAGCTTAGAGAGGGGCTGGTGAGTGATGCAATTGAGTCATTTATTCGTGCGGAAGACGCTACTCAATTCCTGGAGGTTATTCGTGCTGCAGAGGATGCAAATGTCTACCATGACTTGGTGAGGTACCTTCTAATGGTTAGGCAGAAAACAAAGGAGCCCAAGGTAGACAGTGAGCTCATCTTTGCCTATGCCAAGATTGATAGGTTGAGTGATATTGAAGAATTTATTCTCATGCCAAATGTGGCCAATCTTCAAAATGTTGGTGATCGCTTGTATGATGATGCCCTATATGAGGCTGCAAAGATTATATTTGCATTTATATCAAACTGGGCCAAGTTGGCTTGCACACTTGTGAAGCTGAAACAGTTTCAGGGTGCCGTTGATGCAGCCCGCAAAGCAAACAGTGTGAAGACATGGAAGGAAGTTTGCTTTGCTTGTGTTGATGCAGAGGAGTTCCGTTTGGCTCAAATTTGTGGACTCAACATTATTGTACAG GTTGATGATTTGGAGGAGGTCAGCGAATATTACCAGAATAGAGGATGCTTCAACGAGTTGATCTCTCTCATGGAGAGTGGTCTAGGGTTAGAACGCGCACACATGGGAATTTTCACCGAATTGGGAGTTCTTTATGCTAGATATCGTCCTGAGAAGCTTATGGAGCACATCAAATTGTTCTCAACGCGTCTCAATATCCCCAAGCTTATACGAGCTTGCGATGAACAACAGCATTGGAAGGAGCTAACTTATTTGTACATACAATATGATGAATTTGACAATGCTGCGACAACTATAATGAACCATTCCCCTGAAGCATGGGATCACATGCAGTTCAAAGACGTGGTGGTCAAAGTTGCTAATGTGGAGCTATACTATAAGACGGTGCATTTTTACCTGCAAGAACATCCCGATCTCATAAATGATGTTCTTAATGTGCTTGCGCTTCGTGTTGATCATACACGTGTTGTTGACATCATGCGGAAG GCTGGTCACCTGCGTCTTGTGAAGCCATACATGGTTGCAGTTCAGAGCAACAATGTGTCGGCTGTAAATGAGGCTTTGAATGAGATATACATAGAGGAGGAAGACTATGAGAGATTGCGTGAATCAATTGAATTTCATGACAACTTTGACCAGATTGGCCTTGCACAGAAG ATTGAGAAACACGAGCTTCTTGAAATGAGACGTGTTGCTGCTTATATTTACAAAAAAGCAGGCCGGTGGAAGCAGTCCATTGCTTTGTCAAAGAAAGACAACCTTTACAAGGATGCCATGGAGACAGCTTCACAATCTGGTGATCGTGAACTTGCAGAGGAGTTGcttgtttatttcattgagcAG GGCAAGAAGGAATGCTTCGCGTCATGCCTCTTTGTTTGTTATGATTTAATACGACCAGACGTTGCTCTAGAGCTTGCCTGGTTTAACAATATGATTGACTTTGCATTCCCATATCTGTTGCAG TTTATCCGTGAATACACTGGCAAAGTTGATGAACTTGTGAAAGACAAAATTGAGGCTCTCAAAGAAGTTAAGGCTAAAGAGCAGGAAGAGAAGGACGTGATTTCACAGCAG AACATGTATGCTCAGTTACTGCCACTTGCTTTGCCTGCGTCACCAATGCCTGGCATGGGAGGACCAGGAATGGGTGGTGGTTTTGCTCAGCCTCCACCCATGGGAGGTATGGGAATGCCTCCAATGCCACCTTTTGGCATGCCACCTATGGGAAACTACTGA